The following is a genomic window from Clostridium fungisolvens.
ATATTTACAGGAGGTTTAGTATGAACCAGATAAATAATAGAGACGCAAAAAAATTCATCTTAAGTAATGACAATATATTATTACTAGATGTGAGAACAAATGAAGAGTTTGAAGAAGGTCATATAGAAGGTGCAGTTCTTATACCAGCTGATAAGCTTCCCTTTAGATATGAAGAAATATTAGAATATGAGGATAAGCCAGTACTAGTTTATTGCCAAACTGGAGGAAGAAGTCCGATGGCCACTAACTTTCTTGAAGAAAACGGATTTTCAGACGTTTACCATATGTATGAAGGTTTTGCTCGCTGGAAATAACTTTTACATAATTTAATAGTTAAACTTGTGTTCCTATAAAAAGCTACCAAACTAAATAAAACAACTAAGTCACAATAGCATAAAAGCTTTATACTTTCCTAATAAAATGAAAAAGGGGCTGTCGCATTAGCAATTTAGTGCGATGGCCCCTCTTATTTTTTGTCAATCTTTTTTATGTGTTTTTTTGCTATGCTTTACGCCCTTATTATTTGCCTTCTTCTCCTTTTGCTGCTGGTTTGAAATAGAAGGATCTTGTTTTTCACTCATATTATTATCACTCCCAAATTAAGAATTAAATCGTAACAACATATTATAATTTTCTTCAATTTAGGAATTATAATACTATGAAATTAATAGTAAAAATATAATAAAATATTTAATGGGCTCTAGTTTGATATTCCACCAAATACTTTCCACTTTCCTCAGTTACATTTAATACTTTAAACCCCTTCTTAGCTAGTTTTTTAGATGCCTTTTTAAATTGCTTTTCATTCTCATATGATCTTTCAGTTAACTTCTTCACAAATTATCATTCCTTTCTCATAACATAAGTATTTCAATGTATTTAATATTCTCTCCTTATTAAAGCTATATACTACCATTAAAGTTCAAATAATTTTATCCAATAAATTGTATATATAATATGATATATTATTTACATTCTATTGACTTTATATCCTATTATCAGATTCTATTATTTTAAGTATTTTTACTTTTACATTTAAATATACTCATGACAGCATTCTTGTATGTCAATAGATTTTCTTTTTCCAAGGTTATTTTATCTCTCTATAAATACTGATTTTCAACTTCAATCTTCATCTAAGGCATATAAATATCGAAACGCTGTCCCCCTGTGTACGCATATTTAATATCCAACATTATCCTCTATTCAATATATTTTAAATATTATTTTGAAAGCATAGATATACTCTTAGTGTACAAGAGAAATATTTAATTGTTCTTGTGCAAAGTGATGGTGCTGTAATTCTAATTGTTGCTTACGACTGTTAATTTTCATAAAATAAAAGTAGCTGCCGCATTAGCAGTTAAAAAACACTAATGCGACAGCCACCTTTATACATCTCTCCAAATAACTAGATTATATTCTTTCAACAGCTAAATCAAGTTTTTCTCCGTTTATATTGCATTCTGTATATTTACACTCAGCATTATATACTATATCCATTGTTAGAGTCTCTCTCTTTATTGTATCTGCAAACTTTTTAACGACATCTAATAACATATCATTGTTCGCAACATAAAGTTTTATCTTATCAGATACCTCAAAACCACTTTCTTTTCTCATGTTTTGTATCTTAGATATCATCTCTCTAACATGACCTTCTTCTCTTAATACATCTGTTATAGTTGTATCAAGAACTACACCAACTTCACCTTCTCCAGCAAAAGCAAATCCATCTAAGCCTTGCATAGTTACTAGAAGATTTTCATTGTTAAGTTCTATTTCAGTACCATCAACATTTATAGTTTCAGTACCTCCATTTTGTATCTTCTGAGCCAATTCCATTTGGTTTTTTGCAGCTATCTCTTTTCTTATGCCAGGTATCATCTTTCCATAAGCTTTTCCTAGCACAGGAAGGTTAGGCTTTATCTCAAAATTAACATGTTCTGATAAATCAGCACCAAATACTATTTGTTTTATATTTAATTCATCTTTAACTATATCGCCATAGTATTCTGGTAATGACTTAACTGAAACTAGCATTTCTGAAAGTGGCTGTCTGTTCTTTATATTAGCTCCATTTCTTGCACTTCTTCCAAGCTTAACTATAGAGTATGCAAGTTCCATTTCTTCTTCTAGTTTCTTGTCTACAGCAGCAAAATCAGCTACTGGCCACTTGCATAAATGAACACTTTCTTCAGCAGTTTCATCTAAGCTAAGTACAAGACTTTGATATATATTTTCACTCATGAAAGGTACAAATGGTGCTGATATCTTACTTAGCGTAACCAACACTTTATATAAAGTAGTGTATGCACCTATCTTATCGTCATTTAATTCAGTAGTCCAGAATCTAGCTCTATTTCTTCTTACGTACCAGTTTGAAAGTTCATCTACGAAGTCTTCAAGTGCTAAAGCAGCTTGAGTTACTCTGTAACCTTCTAAATTATCTTCTACATTTTTTACAAGTGTATTAAGCTTTGATAATATCCACTTATCCATAACATTATCAGACTTGAACTCACTATACTTTGTAGCATCAAAATTATCTAAATCAGCATATAGAACATAGAATGAATAAACATTCCAAAGAGTACTTAAGAACTTTCTTTGAGTCTCTTCTACATCATCCTTAGAGAATCTTGTTGGAAGCCAAGGAGCACTTGATGTATAGAAATGCCATCTTGTAGCATCAGCTCCTACTGTATCTAAAACATCATCTGGTGCAACTACATTACCCTTTGATTTAGACATTTTAAGTCCCTTCTTATCAAGAACATGACCTAAAACTATACAATTTTCAAATGGGTTTGAATCGAATATAGCAGTAGATATAGCAAGTAGTGTATAGAACCATCCTCTTGTTTGGTCTACAGCTTCTGATATAAATTGAGCTGGGAAGTTAGCTTCAAATAACTCCTTATTCTCAAATGGATAGTGATGTTGTGCAAAAGGCATTGAACCTGAGTCAAACCAACAGTCTATAACTTCAGCTGTTCTCTTCATTTCCTTTCCACAGCAGCTACACTTAAGTTTTACTCCATCTATATATGGCTTATGAAGTTCTATGTTATCTGGAACATCAATTCCCTTTTCCTTAAGTTCTGCAACACTTCCTATAAGCTCTCTATGACCGCATTCACATTCCCATATTGGAAGTGGTGTACCCCAATATCTATCTCTTGATATACCCCAATCTATAACATTTTCAAGGAACTTACCAAATCTTCCTGTTCTTATGTTATCTGGGTACCAGTTTATCTTATTGTTGTTTTCTAAAAGTTTATCTCTTAAAGATGTCATTCTTACAAACCAACTAGCCTTTGGATAGTAAAGCAGTGGTGTATCGCATCTCCAGCAGTGTGGATATGAGTGCGTATGTTTTTCAGCTTTGTAAAGAGAGTTTTGATCCTTAAGATAATTTAATATCTTTTCATCAGCTTTCTTAACAAATATCCCTGCAAACGGAGTAACTTCATCAACGAATTTTCCTTCTGCATCTACAAGATTAATTAATGGTAACCCATTTTTCTTTGCTACTAAATTATCATCTTCACCATAAGCAGGTGCTATATGAACTATTCCAGTACCATCTGAAAGAGTTACGAAATCACCATGTATAACAAAGAATGCTTTTTCTTCTGGTTTATGGAATGGCATTAGTTGCTCGTATTCTAAACCTAATATCTCTTCACCCTTAAATTCTCTTAACACTTCATAATCATCTGAAAGAACCTTAGCTACTAGTTCCTTAGCTAATATATAAACTTCATCATTTTGTTTAACTTCAACATAATCATAAGCTTTATTTATAGCAAGACCTACGTTAGAAGGTAATGTCCAAGGTGTTGTAGTCCAAGCCATTATATACTTGTTATCTTCACCTTTAACTTTAAACTTAACAAAAGCGGTATTGTCTTTTACATCTTTATATCCTTGAGCAACCTCATGTGATGAAAGTGAAGTTCCACATCTTGGACAGTAAGGCATAACTTTATGACCTTTATATAAAAGATCCTTATCCCACATTTGCTTTAACGCCCACCAAACTGATTCTATGTAAGAATTATGGTAAGTAACATATGGATTCTCCATATCAACCCAGTAACCTATCTTCTTAGACATGTCTTCCCACATACTTACGTAAGTGAATACCGAATCCTTACAAAGCTTAACAAATTCTTCTACTCCATGTTCCTCTATTTGTTGCTTTCCTGATATTCCAAGCTTCTTTTCTATCTCAAGTTCAACTGGAAGTCCATGAGTATCCCATCCAGCTTTTCTTATAACCTTGTATCCTCTCATAACCTTATATCTTGGTATTATATCTTTTATAACTCTTGTTATGATATGTCCAACGTGAGGTTTTCCATTTGCAGTTGGAGGTCCATCATAGAAAGTAAAATACTCTCCTTCTTGGTTTGATTCAAAGCTCTTTTTTATTATTTCTTTATCACTCCAGAGCCCAGCTACATCTCTTTCCAGTTCAACAAAACTTTTTGAAGAATCTAGTTTTTTATACATACTTTTTCCCCTTTCATAAATGGTCAAATATAATTTAGCCCACATTAATGTTAAATATTATGTTTTAGTCTGTTATGCTTACTTATCCACAGATCTCATTGAATTATAATTTCCTAAAGAATAAAAAAAACCTCATCCCATAGGACGAAGTTATATTCGTTATACCACCTTAAGGCGACGCCATATAGACTTACATATTGTAAAATCTACAGCTCATTTTCGAGTACATGTATACTCTATCCTTTAACGCAGGCTAACGAGATAAGCTTATTTGTGAGTTAACACTTTCGGCCTCCAGCTCCTAGGTGATTTTCATTAAGTATATACACGATTTTTCACCAACCAATCGCTCTCTAAAGTACTGTACTTAAATACTTGCCCTAATCATTGCTTTTCAATGTAAAAATTATATCTCAGCTTGAAGTTATTGTCAACATGGTTTAAATTGTTCAGCTTATCTACTCTTTTTGCATATGAAAACATTTACTTAAATATTATTTATTATTATTATAAGTGATATAAAATAACTCTTTACAAAATATACAATATACGTTAATATAATACTTGTAATCATAATATTTAGAGGTGTTTTAAATGTTAATGTATATTTTTAAAATGTTTATTTTTAGTATTATAGTCTTTTCTATGATATTTATTAATCCTAATGGTTTTTTTAATTTCTTTTTTTAGGTATAGCTCATATTAAATTAGATAATTTATTTGTGCCTTAATATAAATTGTATTAACATGGATATAATTAAAGATATATTAGATATAATGTACTTATTATATATCTTTAATTCTTATCAATATAGATTAATTGAATTTAAACTATATTTTGTCAACAAATAATATATGTATATATTACGACTGTTCAGGATACAAGATTTTATTTAATAATTATTACTAATTACTATTGACTTTTAATTTGTATAGTGGTTTAATATAGTTAATAAGATTTTCCATCCCCTTGAATAGTCATCCTTAAAATGTGGAGGATTAACTATGGAAAATAACTTAAATCAAGAAATTTTAGATAAGCTAACAAAAGTCTGTTTATGTAAGGCCATCCCCAGGTCTAAGATAAAAGACGCTATAAGAAAAGGAGCTCGTACACCAGATGAAGTCACTAAGGCTACTGGAGCACGCACCGGTGGTTGTGGCGGTAGACGATGCACCCCTAAAATTCAAGAATTGATAGATGGATATCTAGACGAACAATGGCATTAATTCCCCTTAATTGTTCATTCGTTATTATTTTTATCTCCCTATCGCATACAAAAGATTCACTGAAGCGAATTTCTTCAGTGAATCTTTTTGCGCATCATTATTAAGTTTAGTTTTGTTTTCTAAGCCAACCTGAAACCCCTCTTCCAGCAGCTACGATTGGTTTGTCATCTTTATAGGTTATATTAAGTTTCTCTCTAGGTCTTCCATAAACATTTTGCTGTACTATCTCAATATAATCATCATCAACCTTGCTTACTATTGCTAGATGACCATACTCACCTTTAGTGAATACAATTATATCATTTATTTTAGGTTTATCTCCTTCACCATTTTTAAACTGAATCAGCATCCTAGTATTATTGGTACCTCCATTTTCTATCTTATCATCAAAGTAATCTTTAGCATTTCCTCCACCAGGTATGCTTATGCCTAATTTATCGTAGTAGAACCTATTAATAAACTCTACACATTGCCACTTATACCCGTAAACGTAACCATTTTTATTTTTGTTTATGCCATGTTCCTGGGCTCCATCTTTACCATTATTATATATTGGTATACCTTGATAAGTATCTACTACTTTGCCAACCTCACTTCCAAACTTATACATAAGTCCGGTGACGATAGATACTATAATTCCAACTAATAATACGCCTATTATAGTTAAAGTCATTACTTTTATTATATTTGTGTTTTTTTTGTTATAATACATATAATCCTTTCCAAAGTGCCATCACTTTTACCATTGAAATTCTATTAACGGATCTTGTAAATTCCAATTGACACAATGTCTAGGATACCCTTTCTTTGTAAGGTCTCCTACTATATAAAGTTTCTTTTTTTCGCTGCTTATTGAATTTATCTCTCTTATAGTCTTTAGGATATACTCAACTCTTAAGTTGTATATCGATTCTATTTCCTTTAATACTTCTCCCCAACCTAATATTATATAATCCGATTCCTCAATTGATTTTCTTATAATATCATCGTTCTTTATTGTCACTCCATTAAATTCAAATAAGTCATCATTTCCAGTAACAAAACACTCTCCTCTAAGCTTAAGTGAGGTTTCTATACTATTTCTATCGTACTCAATTGTAGTAAATAAATTTACTATATTAACCTTTATAACTGGTCCAAATTCTTCTCTCTTATTATCAATATATTTCAAAACTCTTTGTATCAATT
Proteins encoded in this region:
- a CDS encoding rhodanese-like domain-containing protein; translation: MNQINNRDAKKFILSNDNILLLDVRTNEEFEEGHIEGAVLIPADKLPFRYEEILEYEDKPVLVYCQTGGRSPMATNFLEENGFSDVYHMYEGFARWK
- a CDS encoding DUF1643 domain-containing protein, which gives rise to MQKSKYPRFVCKSSMEILEDYDNDRCYKLTFPISKKGVNSILVIGRAPKTCSDFKCDKLIQRVLKYIDNKREEFGPVIKVNIVNLFTTIEYDRNSIETSLKLRGECFVTGNDDLFEFNGVTIKNDDIIRKSIEESDYIILGWGEVLKEIESIYNLRVEYILKTIREINSISSEKKKLYIVGDLTKKGYPRHCVNWNLQDPLIEFQW
- a CDS encoding (2Fe-2S)-binding protein — protein: MENNLNQEILDKLTKVCLCKAIPRSKIKDAIRKGARTPDEVTKATGARTGGCGGRRCTPKIQELIDGYLDEQWH
- the ileS gene encoding isoleucine--tRNA ligase; translation: MYKKLDSSKSFVELERDVAGLWSDKEIIKKSFESNQEGEYFTFYDGPPTANGKPHVGHIITRVIKDIIPRYKVMRGYKVIRKAGWDTHGLPVELEIEKKLGISGKQQIEEHGVEEFVKLCKDSVFTYVSMWEDMSKKIGYWVDMENPYVTYHNSYIESVWWALKQMWDKDLLYKGHKVMPYCPRCGTSLSSHEVAQGYKDVKDNTAFVKFKVKGEDNKYIMAWTTTPWTLPSNVGLAINKAYDYVEVKQNDEVYILAKELVAKVLSDDYEVLREFKGEEILGLEYEQLMPFHKPEEKAFFVIHGDFVTLSDGTGIVHIAPAYGEDDNLVAKKNGLPLINLVDAEGKFVDEVTPFAGIFVKKADEKILNYLKDQNSLYKAEKHTHSYPHCWRCDTPLLYYPKASWFVRMTSLRDKLLENNNKINWYPDNIRTGRFGKFLENVIDWGISRDRYWGTPLPIWECECGHRELIGSVAELKEKGIDVPDNIELHKPYIDGVKLKCSCCGKEMKRTAEVIDCWFDSGSMPFAQHHYPFENKELFEANFPAQFISEAVDQTRGWFYTLLAISTAIFDSNPFENCIVLGHVLDKKGLKMSKSKGNVVAPDDVLDTVGADATRWHFYTSSAPWLPTRFSKDDVEETQRKFLSTLWNVYSFYVLYADLDNFDATKYSEFKSDNVMDKWILSKLNTLVKNVEDNLEGYRVTQAALALEDFVDELSNWYVRRNRARFWTTELNDDKIGAYTTLYKVLVTLSKISAPFVPFMSENIYQSLVLSLDETAEESVHLCKWPVADFAAVDKKLEEEMELAYSIVKLGRSARNGANIKNRQPLSEMLVSVKSLPEYYGDIVKDELNIKQIVFGADLSEHVNFEIKPNLPVLGKAYGKMIPGIRKEIAAKNQMELAQKIQNGGTETINVDGTEIELNNENLLVTMQGLDGFAFAGEGEVGVVLDTTITDVLREEGHVREMISKIQNMRKESGFEVSDKIKLYVANNDMLLDVVKKFADTIKRETLTMDIVYNAECKYTECNINGEKLDLAVERI
- a CDS encoding CHAP domain-containing protein — its product is MYYNKKNTNIIKVMTLTIIGVLLVGIIVSIVTGLMYKFGSEVGKVVDTYQGIPIYNNGKDGAQEHGINKNKNGYVYGYKWQCVEFINRFYYDKLGISIPGGGNAKDYFDDKIENGGTNNTRMLIQFKNGEGDKPKINDIIVFTKGEYGHLAIVSKVDDDYIEIVQQNVYGRPREKLNITYKDDKPIVAAGRGVSGWLRKQN